Proteins encoded within one genomic window of Gloeobacter kilaueensis JS1:
- a CDS encoding GAF domain-containing SpoIIE family protein phosphatase, producing MSTSPLPKIPAEPGQSPPSLTLMELASQLSREQRKIQDLLSSLGFALRSLSNLNQLLELIPLMAARVTDAEAGAVVLFAEDNQLGLVKLYCPDANWQPSLEALLEPLRELHADQAAAIEAKLASDPWVVAQNTSILVKSALRGRLYVFSRVANYHWTEGRQKLLRLVADQTAVAVENDTLNKELQRKEKLDRELEIGSEIQAQLLPRSCPRIEGIRLAARCLSADKVGGDYYDFIPIIHTNRWGIVIGDVMGKGVPAGLLMTMTRGMLRAEVLRKDPPALILEHLNHVMYADLENSNRFVTLFYSEYDPTTRTLHYSNAAHNPPLYWSAHTQEVHLLDTQGMLIGLEPGSLYQQQSQQLNAGDVVIYYTDGFTDAADRDSHRFGEQGLNQAVRWAVTHCESPEQILEYLFEQLRQFCPNGHCGDDMTLIVLKAE from the coding sequence TCAGCTCCCTCGGTTTTGCCCTGCGCAGCCTGAGCAATCTCAATCAGCTGCTGGAGTTGATTCCGTTGATGGCCGCACGGGTCACCGACGCCGAGGCGGGGGCGGTGGTGCTTTTTGCCGAGGACAACCAGCTGGGGCTGGTCAAACTTTACTGCCCGGATGCAAACTGGCAGCCGTCGCTGGAGGCACTGCTTGAGCCGCTGCGCGAACTGCACGCCGATCAGGCGGCGGCGATCGAGGCAAAGCTGGCGAGCGATCCGTGGGTAGTGGCCCAAAATACTTCGATCCTGGTTAAAAGTGCGCTGCGCGGGCGGCTGTACGTCTTCTCCCGCGTCGCCAACTACCACTGGACGGAGGGCAGACAAAAACTTTTGCGCCTGGTGGCCGATCAGACCGCTGTCGCCGTCGAGAACGACACCCTCAACAAGGAGCTGCAGCGCAAAGAAAAGCTCGACCGCGAACTGGAGATCGGTTCTGAAATTCAGGCGCAACTTTTACCCCGCAGCTGCCCCCGCATCGAAGGCATTCGCCTTGCGGCCCGCTGTCTTTCAGCGGACAAAGTTGGCGGCGACTACTACGACTTCATTCCGATCATCCACACCAACCGCTGGGGGATCGTAATCGGCGATGTGATGGGCAAGGGCGTACCCGCAGGGCTGCTGATGACGATGACGCGGGGCATGTTGCGCGCCGAGGTGCTGCGCAAAGATCCGCCCGCCCTCATCCTCGAACACCTTAACCACGTCATGTACGCCGATCTCGAAAATTCCAACCGCTTCGTGACGCTCTTTTATTCGGAGTACGATCCGACCACCCGCACGCTCCACTACAGCAACGCCGCCCACAACCCGCCTCTTTACTGGAGCGCCCACACCCAGGAAGTACACCTGCTGGACACCCAGGGCATGTTGATTGGCCTTGAGCCGGGCAGCCTCTACCAGCAGCAAAGCCAGCAGCTCAATGCCGGCGATGTGGTCATCTACTATACCGACGGCTTTACCGACGCCGCCGACCGCGACAGCCACCGCTTCGGCGAGCAGGGACTCAACCAGGCCGTGCGCTGGGCTGTCACCCACTGCGAGTCGCCCGAACAGATCCTTGAGTACCTCTTTGAGCAATTGCGCCAGTTCTGCCCGAATGGCCACTGCGGCGACGACATGACGCTCATCGTGCTCAAAGCCGAATAA
- a CDS encoding sodium:solute symporter family transporter: MQLNGLDWAIIGIYVAMLLSIGWSLRKFAQQGLENYFLGGRNLPGWLNGLSYASTCLNADVAPFYCGLAVATGLYAGWFYIARFGWALLIGGVLFAVFWRRLKIFTAPEFYELRFQGWGASWMRGWIAFRSAFIAIVAWTGAGLLGMTKVITPIFGIGRVETMLAVVPVILVYLYFSGYLGVVITDAIQSLFILLGSTALLIAVLVDFGGPTGLGSAIAQHFPQAMSSLPPAHDKFVSLFAVVAFTFGTSVGYGGDACPLGGAMEGQRILSSRDGREASRMYLWTELALFLFLLTLTLPALGAMVIWPGLRDGSIDQELAYGMLIHKYIPSGLLGLVLVSVVASLMSTVSSNLNFGAQVAINDIYRRYLRPDKSEAHYLKMGKLVSLLILVLSFSVVFGVNQLLDIAVFMIGLSAAELPANWAQWWWWRFNTRARLAASIGGPVIYLLVRYVLLPQQDFAVWILAAMALTTALWVSVALLTPPDDEAILERFYARAQPLGWWGPIARRLRTVSTSAGEQPQVLIQEE, from the coding sequence ATGCAGTTAAATGGCCTGGATTGGGCGATTATCGGCATTTACGTGGCGATGTTGCTCTCGATCGGCTGGTCGCTGCGCAAGTTCGCCCAGCAGGGCCTTGAAAATTACTTTTTAGGCGGGCGCAACCTGCCGGGCTGGCTCAACGGTCTTTCGTATGCCAGCACCTGCCTGAACGCCGATGTGGCCCCCTTTTACTGCGGGCTCGCCGTCGCCACCGGCCTCTACGCCGGCTGGTTCTATATCGCCCGCTTTGGTTGGGCGCTTTTAATCGGCGGCGTGCTCTTTGCGGTCTTCTGGCGGCGGCTGAAGATCTTTACGGCCCCCGAATTTTACGAATTGCGCTTTCAGGGCTGGGGAGCGAGCTGGATGCGGGGCTGGATCGCCTTTCGCTCGGCGTTTATCGCGATCGTCGCCTGGACGGGGGCAGGACTTCTGGGGATGACCAAGGTGATTACGCCCATCTTCGGCATCGGCAGAGTCGAGACGATGCTCGCCGTCGTTCCGGTCATCCTCGTCTACCTCTACTTCAGCGGTTACCTGGGGGTGGTGATCACAGACGCCATCCAGTCGCTGTTTATCCTGCTCGGGAGCACGGCACTGCTCATCGCCGTGCTCGTCGATTTTGGCGGTCCCACCGGCCTCGGCAGCGCCATTGCCCAGCACTTTCCCCAGGCGATGAGCAGCCTGCCGCCTGCGCACGACAAGTTCGTGTCGCTGTTTGCTGTCGTCGCCTTTACCTTTGGCACATCGGTGGGCTACGGCGGCGACGCCTGCCCCCTCGGGGGAGCGATGGAAGGCCAGCGCATCCTCTCCAGCCGCGATGGCCGCGAGGCGTCGCGGATGTATCTGTGGACGGAGCTGGCCCTGTTTTTGTTTTTGCTGACGCTGACGCTGCCCGCCCTGGGCGCGATGGTGATCTGGCCGGGGCTGCGCGACGGCTCGATCGATCAGGAACTCGCCTACGGGATGCTCATCCACAAGTACATTCCAAGCGGGCTGTTGGGCCTGGTGCTCGTCTCGGTGGTCGCCTCGCTGATGTCTACGGTCAGCTCCAACCTCAACTTCGGTGCCCAGGTGGCGATCAACGACATCTACCGCCGCTACCTGCGCCCCGATAAAAGCGAAGCGCACTACCTCAAGATGGGCAAACTCGTCTCGCTATTGATCCTGGTGCTTTCTTTCAGCGTCGTCTTCGGTGTCAATCAGCTCCTCGACATCGCCGTCTTCATGATCGGTCTGAGCGCGGCTGAATTGCCCGCCAACTGGGCCCAGTGGTGGTGGTGGCGCTTTAACACCAGAGCCCGCCTTGCCGCCTCGATCGGGGGGCCAGTGATCTATCTATTGGTGCGCTACGTGCTTTTGCCCCAGCAGGATTTTGCAGTCTGGATTCTGGCGGCGATGGCCCTCACCACCGCCCTCTGGGTGAGTGTCGCTCTACTTACCCCGCCCGACGACGAGGCGATCCTCGAACGCTTCTATGCCCGCGCCCAGCCGCTGGGATGGTGGGGACCGATCGCTCGCCGCCTTAGAACTGTCAGCACCAGTGCGGGCGAGCAGCCCCAGGTGCTCATCCAGGAAGAATAG